GCGAAGAACGGGCCTGCGGACTACAGGACGGTGGCGGAGGCGGTGGCGGAGGCGCCGGAGGGGAGTAGTAAGAGGTATGTGATTAGGATAAAGGCGGGGAGATATATGGAGAATGTGGAGATACCCAAGGAGAAGAAGAACTTGACGTTCGTAGGAGATGGCTACGACAAAACTTTTATCATCGCCGGCAAGAACGTCATCGACGGCAACACCACCTTCAATTCCGCCACCGTAGGTCAGTTTTCTTGTCACACAAATAATCAGCCATGCTataaactagtactccctcctttctataataatataagtcattttgccattttggtatgttGTCATTTCCGTTTTACTAAAaggtcaacacattttttcacacctactttaccctctcttacttttttctctcttcatctttctacctttttccattttccactttattctccctttatttaactcacctaacacaatttttcttaatcatcGTGCTGAAAAaaaaacgcctccattactatggaacggcgCCAATAAAtgtcttattttatcttttcagTCTGTTTgccaataaatgtctcatttcacttctattatactccttctgtcccacaaaaaatgtcacactttcctttttagtttgtcccacaaaggatttcacatttttctttttggaaaagttctctctcacatgaatataaaaattatattttctctctccatttaacacacaaaacaaaatctcctaATATCgcgtgccgtcccacaagtgtgacatcttttgtgggatggagggagtatttggtAAGTTGACcgtacattccactaactctttctactcacattttattataaaatcaatatataaaactataaaagtgGATCTCAcgttccattaattttttctatccaCTTTACTTATAAACtcataaagtcaaacaattttttcaaattcgtGCTAGTCAAATATGACACATTTAATGATGAACGgctggagtactatatttgtaCTTACTATTATTTCAGatcatgaatttaaaattaattttttattataattaaattagtattttaaatacaacgagagaaatgaattaataagtAGTACCAGcgacatttaattaatactccctctgtttcgGTGAACGTCACAGGGGTTGCCGGAGACGGTTTTCTCGCCCGTGACATCACATTCCAAAACAGGGCGGGGCCATCGAAGCTACACGCCGTGGCCCTCCGCGTGAACGCGGACTCCTCCGCCTTCTACCGCTGCCGCATGGCCGGCTACCAGAACACCCTCTACGTCCACTCCTTCCGCCAGTTCTACAAACAGTGTGTCATCGTTGGCACAGTCGACTTCATCTTCGGCAACGCCGCCGTCGTCTTCCATAGCTGCCGCATCGTAGCCCTCCGCCCCGAACCAAACCAAAATTACACGATCACCGCCCAGCGCCGCAGCGACGCCAAGCAGAAAACCGGCATCGTCATCCATAACTGCGTCATCGCCGCCACACCAGACGCCGAGGGAAAATCTTCAACGTACCTCGGGCGGCCCTGGGGGAAGTACTCGAGGACCGTCGTGATAGGGACTAATATCAGCAGTGGGATACATCCTGCTGGTTGGTCTGAGTGGGATGGGAAGTTTGCTCTTGATACTCTTTTCTATGCTGAGTATAACAACACGGGTGCCGGGGCGGAGACGAAGGGAAGGGTGAACTGGAAAGGGATTCGGAAGCTGAAAGAGGTGGAAGCGCAGGAAATTTCATCGCCGATGGGATTTAGCTGAAGGGGATGACTTTTCCCTTCTCCTCTTGGCCTCTCATTCTCATGTTTctgtatttttcatatttgttgTTTCTTTACTGTTTTGTTTCCATTGCTGTTTGTGTTATAGTGGGGATGTTTCTAATTCCTTTACATTTAAGAGAATTGAGTATGACATTTAAAAAGCGAATACAgtatgaaagaataaaatatattgtaacgaaagaaataaaaactgaataaagtataaagaataaaatatattgtaatgaaggaaataaaaattgaaaaaagtataaaagagtaaaaatgaatttaaattgaataaaatgtactccctccgtcccacaaagatagtcccactttgatctggcacgggttttaagaaatgtaatgaaaagtgagttgaaaaagttggtgggtcctacttttaaagtactccctctgtcccattaaagatgactcacttttctttttggtttgtcccaatcaagatgacccattacttaaaatggaaacacctttatctctactttattccctctctcttactttactctctcctcttaccacataaaatataactgcataaaatctcgtgccgcccaaggaaggggtcatcttccttgggacggagggagtattagttttataataaaatgtgagtagaaatgagttggtggaatatggggtctactaccaaaaatggtaaaagtgaaatgggacaaactttgtgagacggacggaaatggaaaaatgggacaatctttgtgggacggagggagcatgatactacctccgtggctccgtcccccaaattttgacacagtttactatttcggtccgtccctgaaaatttgacacaatttcacttttcaccatttttggtagtggactccatattccactaactcattcttactcacattttattataaaactaatactttaaaagtaggactgacatcccaccaactttttcaactatttccattacatttcataaaactcgtgccgagtcaaaatGTGTTAAAatttggggacggaggtagtagaaaatagagaaaaagtgattaaattttatcaaaaagagGAGTGGCTCAATAATAATTGAACGATCTGAAAAGAAATAGTACAACTAAACTATAATGGAAAGGATAGCAGTATtaagagtgtccacaataGGAGTAGACACTCTCCCCACCACCGCACCCCTTCTCCCACAACCTCCCCACCGCCGCGGCTCGCCGTTTCCATGCAATAGGGCGCCGCGGCCCGGCGCCCAAAGATATAGGAAGTACGACTAGTCGGGGCACCTCTTGTCCGCCGCCCACCTCCGTGGCTCAAGCGGCCCTTACTATAGGGAGGTGCGGCACCGCCGCGGAGTCGGCAGCCACCGTGTCCTCCCTATTGTGAACATCCTAAAGATGTTGATTTGGAACAAATGATATATGTGGAAGTTTGGGTTATtcattactccatattttttatgCCGATAATTTTTGAGTCTATGAAAAACCAGATTATTGCATCATATACTCCTACAGTCCTACTCTTtgatactacctccgtctcaCAATAAACGtcatattttaccattttggttcgtcaaacaataaaagtcacattttacttttatcatagATGGTAATtagatctcatattccaccaactaattctactcacattttattataaaactaatatatataagtgacactcataatccactaacttattcaatacacttttctttacattttttaaaattcgtatcCACACTAAATATGACacttatgtgggacggaggtagtatatatttaagaaataaaggtggacaattaatataattaattaataatgacatTAGTTAGGTTTTATGATATGCTAGACTTAACTGAGACTATTCATGAAGTGAAATTTTGTTCAGTTGGAACTAGGTattcccttcgttccatagtagtgaaGACATTTCCTTTTGGCATGatgattaagaaaaagatgtgtaatgtattaaataaaaagataattgagtaggagagaggaaaaagtagagaaaataaagtatgagagagggaaaagtgaGTGAGAAGaaaagttttgacttttaccaaaaagtaaaatgattctactactatagaacataccaaaatggcaaaatgactttACTACTAATGTGAAACGGATGGAATAGTATTTTGTGCCAATCACCTGAAATGTTTTGAGAGCATATGCTGTACTACCAGTAGTAGCATTgtcatatataaattgaaattttagcACTTTAGGCAACGGTACTCAATTTTGcaagtattttttaatagcTTCTCAGACTATATctataaattactactcccaaaatttgctacactttgacccgacacgggttttaagaaatggaatgaaaagtgagttgaaaaagttggtgggatgtgggtcctacttttaaagtattagttttataataaaatgtgagtaggaataagttagtggaatatgaggtccactaccaaaaatggtaaaagtgaagtatatcaaattttcagggacggaccaaaatagtaaactgtatcaaattttcagggacggaggtagtatgtGTTAATAGGGCCGACAATTATTGGCACGACATGATAACCCAATATGAAtccgcacgaaattaatggttTGGGTCAAAGTTTATTGGGTTCGTGTTCTTATCGGGTTAacccattaaggacacgaaaatttcatGGCGGGTTCGTGTTACccgttaagaaataatattataatattttattttttagtattttaaaaataatattttttgttggatttcgTTGGATTTTGTTGCTATGAatctattgatgttattattCGTCACATCATACTGTGTAATCAGATTTTAGGTTTTTAATTAGACTCTGAATGATCAGATTTAAGgttttgcaacttttgtaaATAAAGAGTAGTTGCTATGAGATTCTAACCGTGTTATCAAGTCGTGTTGTATAGTAGTATCGTATTGTTATAAAATGTGTACCAATTATTGTAAGGTGCATTTATGGAATCATCCGCCTACCTAGTTCAAGTGTAGTATTATCTTGTGAGGTGCATTTATATACTGTTATCATTTTGCGAGGAAAAGAGATTTTCATTGAGTGTTACTTGTGTTCATAGGAACCTGCGGCTGCTACTTTTAGTTCCTAGTGGGTAAACTTTTGgtaaattcttattttatctaaaagtggaaaatcacaaactttaatGATGATTAATGTCAGGTTCCTGGAAGGTCAAGTCTTCAAACTCATAAGATCGCGGGGGGATATCTTATTCTAATAGGTATAATATTATTCAACTATCGAATTCAAGATTAGGGCGTTTAAATGATATGATTTCATTTATAGTTCAGACTATATTATAGGCTATATGGCTAGCCATATAGGATTAAAATTTgccaaaaaattatacttagGTTGAAAAAAATTGCACATATTCAAACTTTATGATTTcttaagttttttattttatttttataattggtaaatgaatatatatgtactccctccgtccataaaataTTGTCCAAGTTTGGCTttgcacgggttttaagaaatatgtaGAAAAGTTAATAAGATAAGggtctcatatttatataatagttttataggagagtgatcaattgctaactcaccatttaattgttaactacaactaatttaaggccacatgattttaaaaaacgtgtggtctacaatttgccacgtgtaatttttgtttttattaattaaatcgaaaaaagattaattaaaaaaaaacgccaaattagggttttggatgaaaatgtcaatatagtgtttcgaaaatatcaacacaatgctttgagaatgtaaacacaaatttaggattgacattgtatatgttttatattgacatattatcttagctgtattgacattagcctgtgtacgaaaaatacgaaaattctagatttttttttcaaattttgacgtcggaacatatgcatgtagtatatcgttggaatccttataaaattatctttaatttgatatatgttatatgaatttaaagttttgggatttcttttaaaagttagttataactaacttgacattaatacccctattgatttttattggaattaatcctatagcattattgacgttttttgttgatcgtattgacattttgtggttagagcatccgcaatggtgcttaggccagccatatAAACCAGCCATTCTCACCCCTGCCACGTcaagcaacactaaaaaaaccacctgccacatcagatttaggccagcccataggccagccgcaataaaaataattcaaaatatactacatttacggaattaaaattacgattaaaatacggaattaaatttacgacacatatacgggaaaaataatccattccattaaaaaaaaaaaaaagtacaaagattttttaaaaaaaagtacatgatttttttttttttaaaaaagggcttcaacacacgagccccgccactctctactcctcatcgccgtcgccgtcgtcctcgccatcgccgccgccgccgccgccacccgtggtatctgagcccacgtcggaaccccctAGCCGTGCCCTCGCGATCTCCAAATCAacacgcatgctctcgagcatctcgtgaataaacatcttctccgtggggtcagtggcgttcttccactcttggaagaccttgtacatctgagcccgcgtttggttacgcgaatggagagtgtactcgagtggggcgggtgggagggcggagggctggacctcgcggggcgataggggggatccgCCCCTCGCAGCCCGCTGCGCCCGCTTCTTATCCAACCGGACGGGGCGACCGGtaaatgaaggaggggatggaaactcctcagcatcatccggggggaggtcgtgggatccgccgctgctgccgctgtaGTCGCCGCTATAGTTCAGTCgttgcttcttcggccacccagcgtcgcaccccgcccggaacttctcggagtccttcaacaacaagaagcactcccagaaggtgaactccttatacttcccctccaaggggaactgactcgcggctatcctccgggcgtcgTCCTCATTCTGCCCACTTCTGAGCtgacggagggcgttggcgtacaaattCGCAAAACGGCCCACCGCGGCCCTGGtgcgctcccaccccttccggacctcctcgttgcttgaagtccttcccgtgcgggcaGTGCCTCCTATAGGCAGCTctgatcttcgcccacatgttgacgacccgctggttgttcgcaaccagcggatcgtcgcacacctccaaccaccccttggccaccccggcgtactcatcctccgtccacttcctccggccgGTGGCAGCGGGCT
The genomic region above belongs to Salvia hispanica cultivar TCC Black 2014 chromosome 3, UniMelb_Shisp_WGS_1.0, whole genome shotgun sequence and contains:
- the LOC125212610 gene encoding pectinesterase-like — translated: MEKILKILIILAFLSLLVDAAVSTPASPEERSNFWSKITKITSKTSNVKIPNPKEIKKFLDKAKAKSQLPGITKNKNIKQAVRPWFRQQQQSRRPGRVSAFDDCIVMTLDSIDQIKSSVEIFEGVEWSKDGISSLNATQKVQLNNLLSAVQTNVATCLDGFSHSRAEKKTQAEILKADLMLLHREAGLLLSLADEMGGKDAKEVTKEVKRRRGEEWPEWLSADDRKLLQEEEVEADVTVAKNGPADYRTVAEAVAEAPEGSSKRYVIRIKAGRYMENVEIPKEKKNLTFVGDGYDKTFIIAGKNVIDGNTTFNSATVGVAGDGFLARDITFQNRAGPSKLHAVALRVNADSSAFYRCRMAGYQNTLYVHSFRQFYKQCVIVGTVDFIFGNAAVVFHSCRIVALRPEPNQNYTITAQRRSDAKQKTGIVIHNCVIAATPDAEGKSSTYLGRPWGKYSRTVVIGTNISSGIHPAGWSEWDGKFALDTLFYAEYNNTGAGAETKGRVNWKGIRKLKEVEAQEISSPMGFS